Proteins encoded by one window of Streptacidiphilus sp. PB12-B1b:
- a CDS encoding fumarate reductase/succinate dehydrogenase flavoprotein subunit, which produces MTEVERHSYDVVVVGAGGAGLRAAIEAREQGMRTAIICKSLFGKAHTVMAEGGIAASMGNVNSDDNWQTHFRDTMRGGKFLNHWRMAELHAKEAPDRVWELETWGALFDRTKDGRISQRNFGGHEYPRLAHVGDRTGLELIRTLQQKVVSLQQQDFTEYGDHEARIRVFQEYTVTRVLKAVDSRGGERVSGVFGYQRESGRFFTIEAPAVVLATGGIGKSFKVTSNSWEYTGDGHALALLAGATLVNMEFVQFHPTGMVWPPSVKGILVTESVRGDGGVLRNSEGKRFMFDYIPDVFREKYAETEAEGDRWYTDQAGNRRPPELLPRDEVARAINSEVKAGRGTPHGGVYLDVSTRLPAEEIRRRLPSMHHQFKELADVDITAEPMEVGPTCHYVMGGVEVDPDTAASRVPGLYAAGEVAGGMHGSNRLGGNSLSDLLVFGRRAGLHAALYSAALAERPALDEEQITAAAAEAVAPFEGSGAQGPVENPYTLHQELQQSMNDLVGIIRREGEMAEALQRLAELRERADRAVVEGHRQFNPGWHLALDLRNMLLVSECVARAALERTESRGGHTREDHPAMDHEWRRVNLICSLAEKPGAEAQISVQRKANPPIRADLLDLFGLDELRKYLTEAELPATGVPAPRAASAPDTSTAGGSAAADAPTGADQ; this is translated from the coding sequence ATGACCGAGGTGGAGCGCCACTCGTACGACGTGGTCGTCGTCGGCGCCGGAGGTGCGGGGCTGCGCGCGGCGATCGAGGCCCGCGAGCAGGGGATGCGCACGGCGATCATCTGCAAGTCGCTGTTCGGCAAGGCCCACACCGTGATGGCGGAGGGCGGCATCGCCGCCAGCATGGGGAACGTCAACTCCGACGACAACTGGCAGACGCACTTCCGCGACACCATGCGCGGCGGCAAGTTCCTGAACCACTGGCGGATGGCCGAGCTGCACGCCAAGGAGGCCCCGGACCGGGTCTGGGAGCTGGAGACCTGGGGCGCGCTGTTCGACCGCACCAAGGACGGCCGGATCTCGCAGCGCAACTTCGGCGGCCACGAGTACCCGCGCCTGGCCCACGTCGGCGACCGCACCGGCCTGGAGCTGATCCGCACCCTGCAGCAGAAGGTGGTGTCGCTCCAGCAGCAGGACTTCACCGAGTACGGCGACCACGAGGCCAGGATCCGGGTCTTCCAGGAGTACACCGTCACCCGGGTGCTGAAGGCGGTGGACTCCCGCGGCGGCGAGCGGGTCAGCGGGGTCTTCGGCTACCAGCGCGAGTCCGGTCGGTTCTTCACCATCGAGGCCCCGGCCGTGGTGCTGGCCACCGGCGGCATCGGCAAGTCCTTCAAGGTCACCTCCAACTCCTGGGAGTACACCGGGGACGGCCACGCGCTGGCGCTGCTGGCCGGGGCGACCCTGGTGAACATGGAGTTCGTGCAGTTCCACCCCACCGGGATGGTCTGGCCGCCCTCGGTCAAGGGCATCCTGGTCACCGAGTCGGTGCGCGGCGACGGCGGGGTGCTGCGCAACAGCGAGGGCAAGCGCTTCATGTTCGACTACATCCCGGACGTGTTCCGGGAGAAGTACGCCGAGACCGAGGCCGAGGGCGACCGCTGGTACACCGACCAGGCCGGCAACCGTCGCCCGCCGGAGCTGCTGCCCCGGGACGAGGTGGCCCGGGCCATCAACTCCGAGGTGAAGGCCGGGCGCGGCACCCCGCACGGCGGGGTCTATCTGGACGTCTCCACCCGGCTCCCGGCCGAGGAGATCCGCCGCCGGCTGCCCTCCATGCACCACCAGTTCAAGGAGCTGGCGGACGTCGACATCACCGCCGAGCCGATGGAGGTCGGCCCGACCTGCCACTACGTCATGGGCGGCGTGGAGGTGGACCCGGACACCGCCGCCTCACGGGTGCCCGGCCTGTACGCGGCCGGGGAGGTCGCCGGGGGCATGCACGGCTCCAACCGGCTGGGCGGCAACTCGCTCTCCGACCTGCTGGTCTTCGGCCGCCGGGCCGGGCTGCACGCCGCGCTGTACTCGGCGGCGCTGGCCGAGCGGCCCGCCCTGGACGAGGAGCAGATCACCGCCGCGGCGGCGGAGGCGGTCGCGCCGTTCGAGGGCTCCGGGGCGCAGGGCCCGGTGGAGAACCCGTACACGCTGCACCAGGAGCTGCAGCAGTCGATGAACGACCTGGTCGGCATCATCCGCCGGGAGGGCGAGATGGCCGAGGCGCTGCAACGGCTGGCCGAGCTGCGGGAGCGCGCCGACCGGGCGGTGGTCGAGGGCCACCGGCAGTTCAACCCCGGCTGGCACCTGGCGCTGGACCTGCGGAACATGCTGCTGGTCTCCGAGTGCGTCGCCCGCGCGGCGCTGGAGCGCACCGAGAGCCGGGGCGGGCACACCCGCGAGGACCACCCGGCCATGGACCACGAGTGGCGGCGGGTCAACCTGATCTGCTCGCTGGCGGAGAAGCCCGGCGCCGAGGCGCAGATCAGCGTCCAGCGCAAGGCCAACCCGCCGATCCGGGCGGACCTGCTGGACCTCTTCGGCCTGGACGAGCTGCGCAAGTACCTGACCGAGGCGGAGCTGCCGGCCACCGGCGTCCCCGCCCCGCGCGCGGCCTCCGCGCCCGACACCTCCACGGCCGGCGGCAGCGCTGCCGCCGACGCCCCGACGGGAGCCGACCAGTGA
- a CDS encoding ABC transporter family substrate-binding protein: MSSSSHGRPTGRRRRTSALTAGALAAALAATALTGCSGGGPAPTSADLVSADRGRIVTGGTLRWAVDAVPTTLNDYQPDATDTTALVDQAVLPTLFTLDAHARATPDPDYLTGVELTSRKPQTVVYHLNPKAVWSNGRALSAADFTAQWQALRGRDSGYRTARTDGYDSISSVRQGASRTEVQVTFSTPYAPWKRLFSPLYPAAVTSTPAAFNDGARTALAADAGPFTLKGEQSGAVTVVRNPRWWGDRAKLDAIAFTAVAPGARADALRAGRLDIADVSTAVEDGGTGISTSAASDAALSAESQTYTQVQSIPGVALHRASAPAYLALTLNGGSGPLADPQLRRAVAEAVDRQQLADAVLKPLGLPAVPLGNHLVMADQQGYQDDSDALDSGTGSAAALLDTDGWRTPAHGGATAARTKAGRPLSLKLVTRAGSAVDAQVAALLTARLAGLGVPVVTDAVPGASFFSDHVASGDYDLALFTWPASRFPVADEVPLFAKPAVAADGTVNEGENLSGTGTDEIDQLLARAESALDGGTAARLTDEADTRIWQESPSVPLFQHPQLVAVRDTVSNAGAFGFATPRFQDLGFTALPAAPQAGGAGRPAASASGL, from the coding sequence GTGTCCAGCAGCTCTCACGGCAGGCCCACCGGGCGCCGCCGCCGGACGTCCGCCCTCACCGCGGGCGCGCTGGCGGCCGCGCTCGCGGCCACCGCGCTCACCGGCTGCTCGGGCGGCGGCCCCGCGCCGACCTCGGCCGACCTGGTCAGCGCCGACCGCGGCCGGATCGTCACCGGCGGCACCCTGCGCTGGGCCGTGGACGCCGTCCCGACCACGCTGAACGACTACCAGCCGGACGCCACCGACACCACCGCCCTGGTCGACCAGGCCGTCCTGCCCACCCTGTTCACCCTGGACGCGCACGCCCGCGCCACCCCGGACCCGGACTACCTCACCGGGGTCGAGCTCACCTCCCGGAAGCCGCAGACCGTCGTCTACCACCTCAACCCCAAGGCGGTGTGGAGCAACGGCAGGGCCCTGTCCGCCGCCGACTTCACCGCCCAGTGGCAGGCCCTGCGCGGCCGCGACTCCGGCTACCGGACCGCCCGCACCGACGGCTACGACAGCATCAGCAGCGTCCGCCAGGGAGCCTCGCGCACCGAGGTCCAGGTGACCTTCAGCACACCGTACGCCCCGTGGAAGCGCCTGTTCAGCCCGCTCTACCCGGCCGCCGTGACGTCCACCCCGGCCGCCTTCAACGACGGCGCGCGCACCGCGCTGGCCGCCGACGCCGGGCCGTTCACCCTCAAGGGGGAGCAGTCCGGCGCGGTCACCGTGGTCCGCAACCCGCGCTGGTGGGGCGACCGGGCCAAGCTGGACGCGATCGCCTTCACCGCCGTCGCCCCCGGCGCCCGCGCCGACGCGCTGCGCGCCGGGCGGCTGGACATCGCCGACGTCAGCACCGCGGTCGAGGACGGCGGCACCGGCATCAGCACCTCGGCCGCCTCCGACGCCGCCCTCTCCGCCGAGTCGCAGACCTACACCCAGGTCCAGTCGATCCCGGGAGTCGCGCTGCACCGCGCCTCCGCCCCCGCCTACCTGGCGCTCACCCTCAACGGCGGCAGCGGCCCGCTGGCCGATCCGCAGCTGCGCCGGGCGGTCGCCGAGGCGGTGGACCGGCAGCAGCTCGCCGACGCCGTGCTCAAGCCGCTGGGCCTGCCCGCCGTGCCGCTCGGCAACCACCTGGTCATGGCCGACCAGCAGGGCTACCAGGACGACAGCGACGCCCTGGACTCCGGCACCGGCAGCGCCGCCGCCCTGCTGGACACCGACGGCTGGCGCACCCCGGCGCACGGCGGCGCGACGGCGGCCCGCACCAAGGCCGGCCGGCCGCTCTCGCTGAAGCTGGTCACCCGGGCCGGATCGGCCGTGGACGCCCAGGTCGCGGCGCTGCTCACGGCCCGGCTCGCCGGGCTGGGCGTGCCGGTGGTGACCGACGCGGTGCCGGGGGCGTCCTTCTTCTCCGACCACGTCGCCTCCGGCGACTACGACCTGGCCCTGTTCACCTGGCCGGCCTCGCGGTTCCCGGTCGCCGACGAGGTCCCGCTGTTCGCCAAGCCGGCGGTGGCCGCGGACGGCACGGTGAACGAGGGCGAGAACCTCTCCGGCACCGGCACCGACGAGATCGACCAGCTGCTGGCCCGGGCCGAGTCCGCGCTGGACGGCGGCACGGCCGCCCGGCTGACCGACGAGGCCGACACCCGGATCTGGCAGGAGTCGCCGTCCGTCCCGCTGTTCCAGCACCCGCAGCTGGTGGCGGTCCGCGACACCGTCAGCAACGCCGGGGCCTTCGGCTTCGCCACCCCCCGGTTCCAGGACCTCGGCTTCACCGCGCTGCCGGCCGCCCCCCAGGCGGGCGGCGCCGGGCGCCCCGCGGCCTCCGCCTCCGGGCTCTGA
- the typA gene encoding translational GTPase TypA, with the protein MPTRNDIRNVAIVAHVDHGKTTLVDAMLKQAGAFAAHQHLDERMMDSNDLEREKGITILAKNTAVKYHPKGGGDVITINIIDTPGHADFGGEVERGLSMVDAVVLLVDASEGPLPQTRFVLRKALTANLPVILCINKTDRPDARIDEVINETYDLFLDLDATEEQIEFPIVYACARDGVASLTKPENGTVPADSESLEPFFSTILDHVPAPTYTEGAPLQAHVTNLDADNFLGRIALCRVEEGEIRKGQQVAWIQRDGSIKQVKITELLMTEALTRKPAEWAGPGDICAIAGIPDIMIGETLADLENPIALPLITVDEPAISMTIGTNTSPLVGKGGKGHKVTARLVKDRLDRELIGNVSLRVLPTERPDAWEVQGRGELALAILVETMRREGFELTVGKPQVVTKEINGKLHEPVERMTIDCPEEYLGAITQLMATRKGRMETMTNHGSGWVRMEFVVPARGLIGFRTEFLTDTRGTGIAHSLFEGHEPWFGELRTRNNGSLVADRAGAVTPFAMINLQERGVLFVEPTTEVYEGMIVGENSRADDMDVNITKEKKLTNMRAASSDTTENLVPPRKLSLEQSLEFCREDECIEVTPETVRIRKVVLDAATRGRNRGRNKG; encoded by the coding sequence ATGCCCACGCGTAATGACATCCGCAACGTCGCCATCGTCGCCCACGTCGACCATGGCAAGACCACCCTGGTCGATGCCATGCTCAAGCAGGCGGGTGCCTTCGCCGCTCACCAGCACCTCGACGAGCGCATGATGGACTCGAACGACCTGGAGCGCGAGAAGGGCATCACCATTCTCGCCAAGAACACGGCCGTCAAGTACCACCCCAAGGGTGGCGGCGACGTGATCACCATCAACATCATCGACACCCCCGGCCACGCCGACTTCGGCGGCGAGGTCGAGCGCGGCCTGTCCATGGTCGACGCCGTCGTGCTGCTGGTCGACGCCTCCGAGGGCCCGCTGCCGCAGACCCGCTTCGTGCTGCGCAAGGCGCTGACCGCCAACCTGCCGGTCATCCTGTGCATCAACAAGACGGACCGCCCGGACGCCCGGATCGACGAGGTCATCAACGAGACCTACGACCTGTTCCTGGACCTGGACGCGACCGAGGAGCAGATCGAGTTCCCCATCGTCTACGCCTGCGCGCGGGACGGCGTGGCCTCGCTGACCAAGCCGGAGAACGGCACCGTCCCGGCCGACAGCGAGAGCCTGGAGCCGTTCTTCTCGACCATCCTGGACCACGTCCCGGCCCCGACCTACACCGAGGGCGCGCCGCTCCAGGCGCACGTGACCAACCTGGACGCGGACAACTTCCTCGGCCGCATCGCCCTGTGTCGGGTCGAGGAGGGCGAGATCCGCAAGGGCCAGCAGGTGGCCTGGATCCAGCGGGACGGCTCGATCAAGCAGGTCAAGATCACCGAGCTGCTGATGACCGAGGCGCTCACCCGCAAGCCGGCCGAGTGGGCCGGCCCCGGTGACATCTGCGCCATCGCCGGCATCCCGGACATCATGATCGGCGAGACCCTGGCCGACCTGGAGAACCCGATCGCGCTGCCGCTGATCACGGTGGACGAGCCGGCCATCTCGATGACCATCGGCACCAACACCTCGCCGCTGGTCGGCAAGGGCGGCAAGGGCCACAAGGTCACCGCCCGCCTGGTCAAGGACCGGCTGGACCGCGAGCTGATCGGCAACGTCTCGCTGCGGGTGCTGCCGACCGAGCGCCCGGACGCCTGGGAGGTCCAGGGCCGCGGCGAGCTGGCGCTGGCCATCCTGGTGGAGACCATGCGCCGGGAGGGCTTCGAGCTGACCGTCGGCAAGCCGCAGGTGGTCACCAAGGAGATCAACGGCAAGCTGCACGAGCCGGTCGAGCGGATGACCATCGACTGCCCCGAGGAGTACCTCGGCGCCATCACCCAGCTGATGGCCACCCGCAAGGGCCGCATGGAGACCATGACCAACCACGGCTCCGGCTGGGTCCGGATGGAGTTCGTGGTCCCGGCCCGCGGCCTGATCGGCTTCCGTACCGAGTTCCTCACCGACACCCGCGGCACCGGCATCGCGCACAGCCTGTTCGAGGGCCACGAGCCGTGGTTCGGCGAGCTGCGCACCCGCAACAACGGCTCGCTGGTGGCCGACCGCGCCGGCGCCGTGACGCCGTTCGCCATGATCAACCTGCAGGAGCGCGGTGTGCTCTTCGTGGAGCCCACCACCGAGGTGTACGAGGGCATGATCGTCGGCGAGAACTCCCGCGCCGACGACATGGACGTCAACATCACCAAGGAGAAGAAGCTCACCAACATGCGTGCGGCCTCCTCCGACACCACCGAGAACCTGGTGCCGCCGCGCAAGCTCTCGCTGGAGCAGTCGCTGGAGTTCTGCCGCGAGGACGAGTGCATCGAGGTCACCCCGGAGACCGTGCGCATCCGCAAGGTGGTCCTGGACGCCGCCACCCGTGGCCGCAACCGGGGCCGCAACAAGGGCTGA
- a CDS encoding ABC transporter substrate-binding protein, translated as MRGAKRATYVVGAAAIALVATACGSSSSSSAGSGGNGVVSAIWGTPQKPLTPGNTAEINGSKVVTSILTGLISYDPKTNATIMQNAASITTTDQQNFTVKLKPGWKFSDGSPVTASSYVDAWNYTALSSNQQLNSSYFSSIVGYDAVAPAKGNPTAKTMSGLKVVDDNTFTVALTSKFSTWPRTLGFLAYDPLPAAFFKDPTAWEKNPVGDGPYTVSGGYTAGANLSLVPDPTYMGTEKPMNKGINLVVYTNPTSAYADLQSGKLDVDDTIPTTDLPNMKSDLDGRIINEPTGANVTLSFPMYDKAWNGPNGAELRKGVSEAIDREAVASKILFNSVTPATDWTSPTLGAEGGYKAGLCGAACTYNPTQAKQMINAAGGVPGGSMTIAYNADGGNGPWVDAICNSINNVLGNTKACVGAPTTTFNDYLNKMSAFQMSGPFRTGWGQDYPLAVDFLQPLYTTNAPDNYSKYSNATFDGLITKGNAAPSTADANADFQQAQQQLAKDLPVAPLWYSNNVAGYSSNVSNVQMDGFKNPVYWAVKK; from the coding sequence ATGCGTGGAGCCAAGCGAGCCACGTACGTCGTCGGGGCGGCTGCCATCGCCCTTGTGGCCACCGCCTGCGGCAGTAGCAGCAGCAGTTCAGCGGGGTCCGGCGGAAACGGCGTGGTCTCGGCGATCTGGGGGACTCCTCAGAAGCCGCTGACCCCCGGCAACACCGCCGAGATCAACGGCAGCAAGGTCGTCACCAGCATCCTGACCGGGCTGATCTCCTACGACCCCAAGACCAACGCGACGATCATGCAGAACGCCGCGTCGATCACCACGACCGACCAGCAGAACTTCACGGTGAAGCTGAAGCCGGGGTGGAAGTTCAGCGACGGCAGCCCGGTCACCGCCTCCTCGTACGTGGACGCCTGGAACTACACCGCGCTCTCCAGCAACCAGCAGCTGAACTCCAGCTACTTCTCCTCGATCGTGGGCTACGACGCGGTCGCCCCGGCCAAGGGCAACCCCACCGCCAAGACCATGTCCGGTCTGAAGGTCGTCGACGACAACACCTTCACCGTGGCGCTCACCTCGAAGTTCTCCACCTGGCCGCGCACCCTGGGCTTCCTGGCCTACGACCCGCTGCCCGCCGCGTTCTTCAAGGACCCGACCGCCTGGGAGAAGAACCCCGTCGGCGACGGCCCGTACACGGTCAGCGGCGGCTACACGGCCGGCGCCAACCTCAGCCTGGTGCCCGACCCGACGTACATGGGCACCGAGAAGCCCATGAACAAGGGCATCAACCTGGTCGTCTACACCAACCCGACCTCGGCCTACGCCGACCTCCAGTCGGGCAAGCTGGACGTGGACGACACCATCCCCACGACCGACCTGCCCAACATGAAGTCGGACCTCGACGGCCGGATCATCAACGAGCCGACCGGCGCCAACGTCACGCTGTCCTTCCCGATGTACGACAAGGCGTGGAACGGCCCGAACGGCGCAGAGCTGCGCAAGGGCGTCTCCGAGGCGATCGACCGCGAGGCCGTGGCCTCGAAGATCCTCTTCAACTCGGTCACCCCGGCCACCGACTGGACCTCCCCGACGCTGGGCGCCGAGGGCGGCTACAAGGCCGGTCTGTGCGGCGCGGCCTGCACCTACAACCCGACCCAGGCCAAGCAGATGATCAACGCCGCGGGCGGCGTGCCGGGCGGCTCGATGACCATCGCGTACAACGCCGACGGCGGCAACGGCCCCTGGGTCGACGCCATCTGCAACAGCATCAACAACGTCCTGGGCAACACCAAGGCCTGCGTGGGCGCGCCGACCACCACGTTCAACGACTACCTGAACAAGATGAGCGCCTTCCAGATGTCCGGCCCGTTCCGGACCGGCTGGGGCCAGGACTACCCGCTGGCCGTGGACTTCCTGCAGCCGCTGTACACGACCAACGCGCCGGACAACTACTCGAAGTACAGCAACGCCACCTTCGACGGCCTGATCACCAAGGGCAACGCGGCCCCCAGCACGGCCGACGCCAACGCCGACTTCCAGCAGGCCCAGCAGCAGCTGGCCAAGGACCTGCCGGTGGCCCCGCTCTGGTACTCGAACAACGTGGCCGGCTACTCGTCGAACGTGTCGAACGTGCAGATGGACGGCTTCAAGAACCCCGTCTACTGGGCCGTCAAGAAGTAA
- a CDS encoding ABC transporter permease, producing the protein MGRYVIRRLLQMIPVFIGTTFLIFYMVYSLGDPIAALFQGKAVDPAVANQLRHSLWLDRPLWAQYLHYMAGVFQGDFGTSFNGTPVTQLMFSAFPTTLKLTTVAFLIEMIFGITLGVLSGMRRGRFVDTSVLLFTLVIISIPIFVIGFVLQYLLGVKWHIISPSVSYGAPWNELIVPGLVLASTSLAYVSRLTRTTVAENVRADYVRTAVAKGLPHRRVVVNHLLRNSLIPVVTFLGTDLGALMGGALITENIFNIQGVGYFLYQGIQQQNTDTVVGFVTILVIIYLIANLLVDLLYAVLDPRIRYV; encoded by the coding sequence ATGGGGCGCTACGTCATCCGACGCCTGCTCCAGATGATCCCGGTGTTCATCGGGACGACGTTCTTGATCTTCTACATGGTCTACAGCCTGGGCGACCCGATCGCCGCCCTGTTCCAGGGCAAGGCCGTGGACCCTGCGGTCGCCAACCAGCTGCGGCACTCGCTCTGGCTCGACCGCCCGCTGTGGGCGCAGTACCTGCACTACATGGCGGGCGTCTTCCAGGGCGACTTCGGCACGTCGTTCAACGGCACCCCTGTCACCCAGCTGATGTTCTCGGCCTTCCCGACCACGCTGAAGCTGACCACGGTCGCCTTCCTGATCGAGATGATCTTCGGGATCACCCTGGGCGTGCTCAGCGGCATGCGCCGGGGCCGGTTCGTGGACACCTCCGTGCTGCTGTTCACCCTGGTGATCATCTCGATCCCGATCTTCGTGATCGGCTTCGTGCTGCAGTACCTGCTGGGTGTCAAATGGCACATCATCAGCCCCTCGGTCTCCTACGGGGCCCCCTGGAACGAGCTCATCGTGCCGGGCCTGGTGCTGGCCTCCACCTCGCTGGCCTACGTCTCCCGGCTGACCCGGACCACGGTCGCCGAGAACGTCCGCGCCGACTACGTGCGCACCGCCGTCGCCAAGGGCCTGCCGCACCGCCGGGTCGTCGTCAACCACCTGCTGCGCAACTCGCTGATCCCGGTGGTCACCTTCCTCGGCACCGACCTGGGCGCGCTCATGGGCGGCGCCCTGATCACCGAGAACATCTTCAACATCCAAGGTGTCGGTTACTTCCTCTACCAGGGCATCCAGCAGCAGAACACGGATACCGTGGTCGGCTTCGTGACCATCCTGGTGATCATCTACCTGATCGCCAACCTGCTCGTCGACCTGCTCTACGCGGTCCTGGACCCGAGGATCCGGTATGTCTGA
- a CDS encoding ABC transporter permease: MSDQSQNPSGPHQPEFPQPGHPSSNELYSAFPSNDAGQGVGSMEAHALVDEEDLRVTPMQSSQDPDVTDREKPRSLWQDAWRDLRRNWIFWVSSLVILVLIVMAIFPSLFTSVNPLSCNLANSQQGAASGHPFGFDTQGCDVYSRVIHGARDSITVGVFATLGTVLLGAVLGGLAGFYGGWWDALLSRITDIFFGIPLLLGAIVFLSAVPSRSVWVLVAFLSLFGWPQVARIARGAVITAKQQDYVTAARALGAGSGRLMVRHILPNAVAPIIVVATIMLGTYISLEATLSFLGVGLKPPAVSWGIDISNASGSFRNAPHMLFYPAAALSITVLAFIMLGDAVREALDPKLR; the protein is encoded by the coding sequence ATGTCTGACCAGTCCCAGAACCCGTCCGGTCCGCACCAGCCCGAGTTCCCCCAGCCCGGTCACCCGAGCAGCAACGAGCTGTACAGCGCCTTCCCCAGCAACGACGCCGGGCAGGGGGTGGGCTCCATGGAGGCCCACGCCCTGGTCGACGAGGAGGACCTGCGCGTCACGCCGATGCAGTCCTCGCAGGACCCGGACGTCACCGATCGGGAGAAGCCGCGCAGCCTGTGGCAGGACGCCTGGCGCGACCTGCGCCGCAACTGGATCTTCTGGGTCTCCTCGCTGGTGATCCTGGTGCTGATCGTCATGGCGATCTTCCCGAGCCTGTTCACCTCGGTGAACCCGCTCTCCTGCAACCTGGCCAACTCCCAGCAGGGCGCCGCCTCCGGCCACCCGTTCGGCTTCGACACCCAGGGCTGCGACGTGTACTCCCGGGTGATCCACGGCGCCCGTGACTCCATCACCGTCGGCGTCTTCGCCACCCTGGGCACGGTGCTGCTCGGCGCCGTCCTCGGCGGCCTGGCCGGCTTCTACGGCGGCTGGTGGGACGCGCTGCTGTCGCGGATCACCGACATCTTCTTCGGCATCCCGCTGCTGCTCGGCGCGATCGTCTTCCTCTCCGCCGTGCCCAGCCGCTCGGTGTGGGTGCTGGTGGCGTTCCTGTCGCTGTTCGGGTGGCCGCAGGTGGCGCGCATCGCGCGCGGCGCGGTGATCACCGCCAAGCAGCAGGACTACGTGACCGCCGCCCGGGCCCTGGGCGCCGGCAGCGGACGGCTGATGGTCCGGCACATCCTGCCGAACGCGGTGGCCCCGATCATCGTCGTGGCCACGATCATGCTGGGCACGTACATCTCGCTGGAGGCGACGCTGAGCTTCCTCGGCGTCGGCCTGAAGCCGCCGGCGGTCTCCTGGGGCATCGACATCTCCAACGCCTCGGGCTCCTTCCGGAACGCCCCGCACATGCTGTTCTACCCCGCGGCCGCCCTGAGCATCACGGTTCTGGCCTTCATCATGCTCGGCGACGCGGTGCGCGAAGCCCTCGACCCCAAGCTTCGCTGA
- a CDS encoding ABC transporter ATP-binding protein: protein MTADTQDAPLLQVRDLHVEFRTRDGVAKAVNGVNYSVRAGETLAILGESGSGKSVSSQAVMGILDSPPGFVTGGEIMFKGRDLLKLGKEERRRIRGSQMAMVFQDALSSLNPVLTVGNQLGEMYRVHKGTSRKDAKLKAVELMERVGIPGARERVNQYPHQFSGGMRQRVMIAMALALEPDLIIADEPTTALDVTVQAQVMELLAELQREYNMGLILITHDLGVVADVADKIAVMYAGRIVETAPVHELYARPAHPYTEGLLRSIPRLDQKGQELFAIKGLPPNLLRIPSGCAFNPRCPRAQEICSAEIPPLYPVTEEDGRELPGRGSACHFWKEVLHG, encoded by the coding sequence ATGACAGCCGACACCCAGGACGCCCCGCTGCTGCAGGTCCGCGACCTGCACGTGGAGTTCCGCACCCGGGACGGCGTGGCCAAGGCCGTCAACGGGGTCAACTACAGCGTCCGGGCCGGTGAGACGCTGGCCATCCTGGGCGAGTCCGGCTCCGGCAAGTCCGTCTCCTCGCAGGCCGTCATGGGCATCCTGGACAGCCCGCCCGGGTTCGTCACCGGCGGCGAGATCATGTTCAAGGGCCGCGACCTGCTGAAGCTCGGCAAGGAGGAGCGGCGCAGGATCCGCGGCTCGCAGATGGCCATGGTGTTCCAGGACGCCCTGTCCTCGCTGAACCCGGTGCTGACCGTCGGCAACCAGCTCGGCGAGATGTACCGGGTGCACAAGGGCACCAGCCGCAAGGACGCCAAGCTCAAGGCCGTCGAGCTGATGGAACGGGTCGGCATCCCCGGGGCCAGGGAGCGGGTCAACCAGTACCCGCACCAGTTCTCCGGCGGCATGCGCCAGCGCGTCATGATCGCCATGGCGCTGGCGCTGGAGCCCGACCTGATCATCGCCGACGAGCCCACCACCGCGCTGGACGTCACGGTCCAGGCCCAGGTGATGGAGCTGCTGGCGGAGCTCCAGCGCGAGTACAACATGGGGCTGATCCTGATCACCCACGACCTCGGCGTGGTCGCCGACGTCGCCGACAAGATCGCCGTGATGTACGCCGGGCGGATCGTCGAGACCGCCCCCGTGCACGAGCTGTACGCCCGGCCCGCGCACCCCTACACCGAGGGCCTGCTGCGGTCGATCCCGCGCCTGGACCAGAAGGGCCAGGAGCTGTTCGCCATCAAGGGCCTGCCGCCGAACCTGCTGCGCATCCCCTCCGGCTGCGCCTTCAACCCGCGCTGCCCGAGGGCGCAGGAGATCTGCAGCGCCGAGATCCCGCCGCTGTACCCGGTCACCGAGGAGGACGGCCGCGAGCTGCCCGGTCGCGGCAGCGCCTGCCACTTCTGGAAGGAGGTCCTCCATGGCTGA